Sequence from the Armatimonadota bacterium genome:
GAGCCAACGGTCAGGAAGGCGCCGGCCAGTCCGGTCAGAAGTCCTGCGTAGACAACGCCAAGGTAGCGCAGTTTCAAGACTGGCGCGCCCATCGATCTCGCCTTGGCCGCATCGTTGCCCGTGGCCGTTACGCGCAAACCCCATCGCGTTCGATAGAGGCCAAAGTGGATGACGAAGGGCAGCGCGATCGCGATGATAGTCAGCCAGTTGAGGTCGGCCAACAAGCGCCCTAGGACTGGCATGGACTGAAGCCAGCCTGCATCAAAGCCCTTGAGACCGGCTGAAACCGAGCCTGTGCCAGCGCGCTCTAACGGCTCGATCAAGGCGCGATAGAGCAAGGTCGTGCCGCCAAATGCGAGCATATTGATGCCGACGCCGCTGACAATCTGGTCGATTCTCAATTTTTGGGTCATAAATCCGTGCAATAGGCCGAGGATAGCCGCGGCGGTCATCGCTCCCGCCACACCAAGCCAGGGATTGCCGGTCGAGAGCGCTATCCACGAGGCTACGAACGCGCCCATGAGCAGTTTGCCTTCTAGAGCGATGTTGATGACGCCCGCGCGTTCGCACAAAAGGCCGCCCAGCGCCGCCAAAATCAAGGGCGTGGAGACGCGGAGGGTCGAATTGAGCAGATCGAGGTCGAAAAAGTTCATCAGTCGCCTCGTTTGCCCCATTTTACGCGCAGGGTGGCGACATAGAGGATCAGTACGCCCTGCACGATGATTGCCATCTTCTCGTCCGCGCCGCGTTCGACCTGAAGGAAGTAGGCGCCTTGTTGAAGGGCGGCAAAGACTGTTGACGAGGCAACGATCAGTAGCGGATGTCCGGCGCCCAATAGCGCCGCGGCGATACTGTCGAACCCCACCCCGCCGGAAAAACCTTCGAAGAAGTACCGATAATGGCCGACAACTTCGATAGCGCCGCCCAGGCCCGCCAGTCCGCCCGAAATCAGCATGGCCGCGATCACGCGCTTGGCATACGGCGCCCCGGCCGCTTCGGCCGCTTCTCGATTAGC
This genomic interval carries:
- a CDS encoding ABC transporter permease; this encodes MNFFDLDLLNSTLRVSTPLILAALGGLLCERAGVINIALEGKLLMGAFVASWIALSTGNPWLGVAGAMTAAAILGLLHGFMTQKLRIDQIVSGVGINMLAFGGTTLLYRALIEPLERAGTGSVSAGLKGFDAGWLQSMPVLGRLLADLNWLTIIAIALPFVIHFGLYRTRWGLRVTATGNDAAKARSMGAPVLKLRYLGVVYAGLLTGLAGAFLTVGSVPQFRENMSAGRGFIALAALIFGRWTPMGAAGAALGFGFFEALQLRWQVNPPFGKEIPTDLLFALPYLLTVIALIGLFGKNKPPADLGNV